The region CCCCGAAATCGACGAACTGGCGTCCGAAACCGAGGAATCGGCGAACCTCCTCGTCGAGGAGGACGGCATGGGCGTGTACATCTACAACGCACAGGGTGGAAACGCCATCCCGCTTGACACCCACCCCGGAACACGCGTCCCGCTCCACGCCACCGCGCTCGGGAAGGCCATCCTCGCGTTCCTCCCGGAGAGCAAGACCGAAGCGATTTTCGACCGTCGTGGGTTGCCCGCTCAGACGTCGAAGACGATAACCGACCGCGACGAACTCCGCGGCGAACTGGCGGCAGTCCGGGAACGAGGCTACGCCGTCGATGACGAGGAGCGCGTCCGCGGCGTGCGCTGTCTCGCGGTCGCCATCAAGAACGAAAACGGACAGGTCATCGGGGCCATCAGCGTTTCCGGTCCGGCGAGCAGAATCGAGGGCGACGTCCGCGACCGACTCTTGGACGGCCTCCGACGCGCGAAGAATATCATCGAACTGAAGCTCGCACACGCGTAGCACGGATGCCGAGCGACGTCGAACATCTTTCCCGTCCACACCTCTTCCGTCCGCATCTCTCCCGCTCGTTCTTCGCACACGCTCAGACGTGGAGCGTATCGTGCATCTCGGTGATGAGGGTGTTGCTGGAGTCTTGGGAAAGCTCCCAACACATCCCGCCGCCGTATCCGTTGTTCTTCACGAACGAGGCTTTGTTGGAGATGGACGACACGTCGTCGTAGGAGACGAACGTGTTTTCGGCGGCCGAGTACAGCCACGGTACCTTCGCGTCGGAGTGCCAGTGATACTCGTAATCCGACTGCGGCTTGAGGTTCTCCACGACTTCTGAGTACGTCACCGACGTAGACGAGTCGAAGGAGTTGAACAACCCGTCGTTAGTGGACGCCACGCCCGAGTAGGACCGCCCGTAAAACGGCATTCCCATGACGAGCTTATCCTTTGCTATTGGTTTACCTGCCCAATACTGCATGTGGTGTTTGGTGTCGAAATCCGACGATGCGGTCGGCGCTTCGAACGGTGCGTTGAAGTTCGTCTCGCTGCTCCAACTCCCGTGATAATCGTAAGTCATGACGTTCACGTGGTCGAGATACTCGCTGATGGTACCGACTTCGTACGCATCGTCCACGATATTCGGGTTGGGAGACCCGGCCATCGTCAAGTGAGTCCACGACCCGAATCGAGCGTCGAGTTCGTCACGACACGCCTTCAGGAGTAGTGTGAAGTTGTGGGGATCCTCTGCACGAACGGACCCGTCCGGGAACTCCCAGTCGAGGTCGAGACCGTCGAAGCCGTACCGTTCCATGACGTCGACGGCCGTCGTGGCGAACCGTTGGCGTCGCGCCGCGGTCGATGCGGCGTCCGAGAACGTCCCCGAGTACCACCCGGCGCTGATGGAGAGGAGGAACACGGTCCCCGTATCGTCGTAGGTCGCCAACTCGCTGAGGAGGTCTTCGTCGGCGGAATCAGCCACGCTAACCGTGCCATCCGACTGGACGTCGAGGAAGGCGAAGTTCAGGTGGGTGAGTTTGTCGAAGGGGATGTCCGCAGGGGTGTATTCGCCCGCGTAGGAGGGGTAATAGCCGACGACCCGGTTTCCGTAGTCGCCGTGTGCCGAGGCGCTTCCGGCACCGAGCGTCCCGGTCACCGCCAGTGCGCCGGTCCCCTTGAGGAACTTACGTCTCGATGCGTCAGGAGTTGTTTTTCGGCCGATGCGTTTCGGTACGTGTTTCTCGCCGTT is a window of Haladaptatus paucihalophilus DX253 DNA encoding:
- a CDS encoding glycoside hydrolase family 18 protein, with protein sequence MSNGEKHVPKRIGRKTTPDASRRKFLKGTGALAVTGTLGAGSASAHGDYGNRVVGYYPSYAGEYTPADIPFDKLTHLNFAFLDVQSDGTVSVADSADEDLLSELATYDDTGTVFLLSISAGWYSGTFSDAASTAARRQRFATTAVDVMERYGFDGLDLDWEFPDGSVRAEDPHNFTLLLKACRDELDARFGSWTHLTMAGSPNPNIVDDAYEVGTISEYLDHVNVMTYDYHGSWSSETNFNAPFEAPTASSDFDTKHHMQYWAGKPIAKDKLVMGMPFYGRSYSGVASTNDGLFNSFDSSTSVTYSEVVENLKPQSDYEYHWHSDAKVPWLYSAAENTFVSYDDVSSISNKASFVKNNGYGGGMCWELSQDSSNTLITEMHDTLHV
- a CDS encoding IclR family transcriptional regulator is translated as MTRESTTPVRTTARSLDIIDTLRELDGARLTEIAAHLDLPDSTVHNHLRTLVQRGYVVRDGNTYHVSLRFLDFGEYARSRRKVYEVASPEIDELASETEESANLLVEEDGMGVYIYNAQGGNAIPLDTHPGTRVPLHATALGKAILAFLPESKTEAIFDRRGLPAQTSKTITDRDELRGELAAVRERGYAVDDEERVRGVRCLAVAIKNENGQVIGAISVSGPASRIEGDVRDRLLDGLRRAKNIIELKLAHA